One Colias croceus chromosome 7, ilColCroc2.1 genomic window carries:
- the LOC123692997 gene encoding sorting nexin-4-like isoform X2: MSADNSPIKLKKSQNEIQTVDTFENQDTLIKHVDISIVESEKRANGTLHVRDHYTVYLIDVKVTDPEYKLVQSKISMIWRRYTEFEQIHDYLQVTYPHVVIPPLPEKRILYAWRKCDTTDPEFIERRRAGLENFLLRVASHPRLCFDDQFINFLQQEHGWRETITDSGYILQAENKIKSLSVSIRLKKPDPEIDSVKNYGKQLEANLGNFLYTRSKIIEKNYALCKLHANYGKLFSEWSVIEKEMGDGLQKAGHYFDSIADSIESIAEDEEQLADQLKEYLFFAAALQQLCANHEALQRNLENANDALNNRIAERTRAAAGKSGIMSRLFGTTEPDIVRDQSTRALDAKIAADRLAIERARVELEEFSKKAAVEIEYFQKQKDKDLHESLVSFIALQVKAAKKNLQAWTQIKECLQNMP, encoded by the exons ATGTCGGCAGATAATTCGCCGATCAAACTAAAGAAATCGCAGAATGAAATCCAGACTGTAGATACTTTTGAAAAccaa gATACATTAATTAAGCATGTTGATATATCAATAGTCGAATCAGAGAAACGGGCTAACGGAACACTGCATGTACGAGATCATTATACTGTGTACTTAATTGATGTAAA AGTAACAGACCCAGAATATAAACTAGTGCAATCCAAAATAAGTATGATATGGCGCCGATACACAGAGTTTGAACAGATTCATGACTATTTACAAGTTACATATCCACATGTAGTTATTCCGCCATTGCCTGAAAAAAGA ATTCTATATGCATGGAGGAAATGTGACACAACAGACCCTGAATTCATAGAGCGTCGTCGAGCTGGTCTCGAAAACTTCCTGCTGCGGGTTGCCTCACACCCTCGGCTATGTTTTGATGATCAGTTCATCAATTTCCTGCAACAGGAGCATGGATGGAGAGAAACTATTACTGACAGTG GATATATTCTGCAAgctgaaaacaaaataaagtcATTGTCAGTATCGATAAGACTCAAAAAACCAGATCCAGAAATTGATAGCGTTAAAAACTATGGGAAACAACTAGAGGCTAATTTAGgaaattttctttatactag atctaaaataatagaaaagaaTTATGCTCTATGCAAACTTCATGCTAACTACGGCAAGCTATTCAGTGAATGGAGTGTCATAGAGAAAGAAATGGGTGATGGCCTACAAAAAGCAGGACATTATTTTG ATTCCATAGCAGATTCAATAGAGTCAATAGCTGAAGATGAAGAGCAGCTGGCAGATCAGCTTAAGGAGTATTTGTTCTTTGCAGCGGCCTTGCAGCAATTGTGTGCGAACCATGAAGCATTACAACGCAATCTTGAGAATGCCAATGATGCTTTGAACAATCG GATAGCGGAACGCACACGTGCGGCGGCCGGCAAGTCCGGGATAATGTCGCGGCTGTTCGGTACCACGGAGCCCGACATCGTGCGCGACCAGAGCACGCGTGCGCTCGACGCCAAGATCGCGGCCGACAGGCTCGCAATAGAGCGCGCACGGGTGGAACTAGA GGAGTTCTCAAAGAAAGCAGCTgttgaaattgaatatttccAGAAACAAAAGGATAAAGACCTTCATGAATCACTTGTCAGTTTTATCGCTTTGCAAGTGAAAGCAGCTAAAAAG aaCCTTCAAGCCTGGACACAAATCAAGGAATGCCTTCAAAACATGCCTTAA
- the LOC123693003 gene encoding uncharacterized protein LOC123693003 produces MTLRRFVARRGKPTEIFSDNGKNFVAAAKELNNFLKANQEPLSEFAAQEGIKFSFIPAYAPHFGGIWEAGVKSAKHHIKRVMGNTHLTFEELSTLFAQVEAILNSRPLCPMSSSPNDFLSLSPGHFLIGRPLNALPAPSLDNSKESSLDRYGRLEQIRQHFWKRWQKEYISEMQLRTKWKIDKSKINVGDLVPLQEDNSPPLCWRMGRIFRLFHGTDGVCRVADVETTRGCVRRPLVRLCPLPTSEDLQA; encoded by the coding sequence ATGACACTTCGCAGATTTGTGGCACGCCGTGGAAAGCCAACCGAAATATTTTCCGACAACGGTAAAAATTTTGTTGCTGCCGCGAaagaactaaataattttctaaaggCTAATCAAGAACCTCTGTCTGAGTTTGCTGCTCAGGAgggaataaaattttcttttatccCCGCTTACGCTCCTCACTTTGGTGGAATATGGGAGGCCGGGGTTAAGTCCGCTAAACATCATATAAAGCGAGTCATGGGCAATACCCATCTTACGTTTGAAGAGCTTTCGACATTGTTTGCTCAAGTTGAGGCTATTCTCAATAGCCGTCCTCTATGTCCCATGTCATCTTCCCCGAATGACTTCCTATCCTTGTCCCCAGGGCACTTTTTAATTGGAAGACCATTGAATGCACTACCGGCTCCTTCATTGGATAACTCTAAAGAGAGCTCCCTGGATAGATATGGCAGACTTGAACAAATCCGCCAACACTTCTGGAAGAGATGGCAGAAAGAGTATATATCAGAAATGCAACTACGAACAAAATGGAAGATTgacaaatcaaaaataaacgtCGGAGACCTCGTACCGCTTCAAGAGGATAATTCTCCACCACTTTGTTGGCGCATGGGACGTATCTTTCGATTATTCCATGGAACAGATGGCGTTTGTCGAGTTGCGGACGTCGAAACTACAAGAGGTTGCGTTCGAAGACCTTTGGTTCGACTGTGTCCTCTGCCCACTTCTGAAGACCTTCAAGCTTGA
- the LOC123692997 gene encoding sorting nexin-4-like isoform X1, with product MIWRRYTEFEQIHDYLQVTYPHVVIPPLPEKRILYAWRKCDTTDPEFIERRRAGLENFLLRVASHPRLCFDDQFINFLQQEHGWRETITDSGYILQAENKIKSLSVSIRLKKPDPEIDSVKNYGKQLEANLGNFLYTRSKIIEKNYALCKLHANYGKLFSEWSVIEKEMGDGLQKAGHYFDSIADSIESIAEDEEQLADQLKEYLFFAAALQQLCANHEALQRNLENANDALNNRIAERTRAAAGKSGIMSRLFGTTEPDIVRDQSTRALDAKIAADRLAIERARVELEEFSKKAAVEIEYFQKQKDKDLHESLVSFIALQVKAAKKNLQAWTQIKECLQNMP from the exons ATGATATGGCGCCGATACACAGAGTTTGAACAGATTCATGACTATTTACAAGTTACATATCCACATGTAGTTATTCCGCCATTGCCTGAAAAAAGA ATTCTATATGCATGGAGGAAATGTGACACAACAGACCCTGAATTCATAGAGCGTCGTCGAGCTGGTCTCGAAAACTTCCTGCTGCGGGTTGCCTCACACCCTCGGCTATGTTTTGATGATCAGTTCATCAATTTCCTGCAACAGGAGCATGGATGGAGAGAAACTATTACTGACAGTG GATATATTCTGCAAgctgaaaacaaaataaagtcATTGTCAGTATCGATAAGACTCAAAAAACCAGATCCAGAAATTGATAGCGTTAAAAACTATGGGAAACAACTAGAGGCTAATTTAGgaaattttctttatactag atctaaaataatagaaaagaaTTATGCTCTATGCAAACTTCATGCTAACTACGGCAAGCTATTCAGTGAATGGAGTGTCATAGAGAAAGAAATGGGTGATGGCCTACAAAAAGCAGGACATTATTTTG ATTCCATAGCAGATTCAATAGAGTCAATAGCTGAAGATGAAGAGCAGCTGGCAGATCAGCTTAAGGAGTATTTGTTCTTTGCAGCGGCCTTGCAGCAATTGTGTGCGAACCATGAAGCATTACAACGCAATCTTGAGAATGCCAATGATGCTTTGAACAATCG GATAGCGGAACGCACACGTGCGGCGGCCGGCAAGTCCGGGATAATGTCGCGGCTGTTCGGTACCACGGAGCCCGACATCGTGCGCGACCAGAGCACGCGTGCGCTCGACGCCAAGATCGCGGCCGACAGGCTCGCAATAGAGCGCGCACGGGTGGAACTAGA GGAGTTCTCAAAGAAAGCAGCTgttgaaattgaatatttccAGAAACAAAAGGATAAAGACCTTCATGAATCACTTGTCAGTTTTATCGCTTTGCAAGTGAAAGCAGCTAAAAAG aaCCTTCAAGCCTGGACACAAATCAAGGAATGCCTTCAAAACATGCCTTAA
- the LOC123693216 gene encoding uncharacterized protein LOC123693216 has protein sequence MGSCRQCQQKHNTLLHNSNDDVTANFSTDEQVEPNESVAAFSRQMSKHVLLSTALIEVFNPINKQVEKVRALLDCGSQSSFITKSLQRRMSLRTCPLQAINVIGIGNDSSNTVYEGCLTQIKSLNSNYSVTLSCLVLNELTGRLPKTPVDIQALKIPNSITLADPEFYKPAPIEVLIGADIFWDILNSEQLSLGPNNPKLQNSKFGWIIAGPINNYFSKEIHCNHSGIANPTCNETHKMLTKFWEPEELPPKTFRSQNDIACEKHFLNTTTRIESGRFCVKLPLKDSPDCLGDSYSQAKKRFLNLEKRLRRNKELKSKYVEFIREYADMGHLSESPTLIPNPSYFLCCGWTGMWGRNNQKYHSARLLCR, from the coding sequence ATGGGTTCATGTCGACAATGCCAGCAAAAACACAACACTCTCCTCCATAATTCTAATGATGACGTCACTGCCAACTTCAGCACAGATGAGCAAGTTGAACCAAACGAATCTGTAGCAGCCTTTTCTAGACAAATGTCCAAGCATGTTCTCCTATCTACAGCATTGATAGAAGTTTTTAACCCTATTAATAAGCAGGTAGAAAAGGTTCGCGCTCTCTTGGATTGTGGCAGCCAGTCTTCATTTATCACTAAATCCCTGCAACGGAGAATGTCACTAAGAACTTGCCCATTGCAGGCAATAAATGTCATTGGGATTGGCAATGATTCTTCTAATACAGTGTACGAAGGCTGTCTCACTCAAATAAAATCTCTAAATAGCAACTACAGCGTCACTCTTTCATGTCTTGTTCTCAACGAATTGACGGGCCGCTTACCTAAGACCCCAGTTGATATTCAAGCTCTCAAAATACCTAATTCTATTACTTTGGCGGACCCTGAGTTCTACAAGCCAGCTCCGATTGAAGTTTTAATTGGAGCAGATATCTTCTGGGACATTCTAAACAGCGAACAGCTTTCTTTAGGTCCTAATAATCCTAAATTGCAAAATTCTAAATTCGGCTGGATAATAGCTGGCCCaatcaacaattattttagCAAAGAAATTCATTGCAATCATTCCGGAATTGCAAACCCTACATGTAACGAAACTCACAAAATGCTCACAAAATTCTGGGAGCCTGAAGAGCTTCCCCCAAAAACTTTTCGAAGTCAAAATGACATAGCATGCGAAAAACACTTTCTAAATACCACCACTCGCATAGAAAGCGGCAGATTCTGTgtgaagttacctctaaaggACTCACCTGACTGCCTCGGCGATTCATACTCTCAAGCTAAAAAACGATTCCTAAATCTTGAGAAAAGACTTAGACGAAATAAAGAACTAAAATCGAAATACGTTGAATTCATTCGTGAATACGCTGATATGGGCCATCTATCTGAATCACCTACTCTTATTCCAAATCcatcatattttttgtgttgtgGTTGGACAGGAATGTGGGGAcgaaataatcaaaaatatcattcagCACGACTTTTATGTCGATGA